In Prunus dulcis chromosome 1, ALMONDv2, whole genome shotgun sequence, the following are encoded in one genomic region:
- the LOC117616444 gene encoding branched-chain amino acid aminotransferase 1, mitochondrial-like isoform X3 yields the protein MYVMKCSNNGTFEKGQLNRYGNIELNPAAGVLNYGQGLYEGTKAYRKKDGNLILFRPDQNAMRMQFGAERMCMPSPSVDQFIDAVKQTVQANKCWVPPPGKGSLYIRPLLIGSGPILGLAPSPEYTFLVYASPVRNYFKEGSAPLNIYVEEEYDRASRGGAGGVKSITNYAPVLKALLRAKNRGFSDVLYLDSVNNKNLEEVSSCNIFIVKGNLISTPAAVGTILPGVTRRSIIEIARDLCYQVEERPIPVDELSEADEVFCTGTAVGVAPVGSITCHGKRMEYKTGAQTVSTQLYSTLVGIQTGHIEDKKAWIVEIE from the exons ATGTACGTTATGAAATGCTCCAACAATGGCACATTTGAAAAAGGCCAACTTAATCGTTATGGAAACATTGAACTCAACCCTGCTGCTGGAGTTCTAAATTATGGACAG GGTTTGTATGAAGGCACAAAAGCATACAGGAAGAAAGATGGGAATCTCATTCTCTTTCGTCCAGACCAGAATGCAATGCGGATGCAGTTTGGTGCAGAAAGAATGTGCATGCCCTCACCATCCGTCGATCAATTTATTGATGCTGTGAAGCAAACAGTTCAAGCCAACAAGTGTTGG gttcCTCCACCAGGGAAAGGGTCTTTGTATATTAGGCCTCTACTTATAGGAAGTGGTCCTATATTGGGTTTGGCTCCATCTCCCGAGTACACTTTCCTTGTATATGCTTCCCCTGTGAGGAACTATTTCAAG GAGGGCTCTGCACCCTTGAATATATACGTCGAGGAGGAGTATGATCGTGCCTCTCGCGGGGGAGCTGGAGGTGTCAAAAGCATTACCAATTATGCTCCA GTTTTGAAGGCACTACTCAGAGCTAAAAACAGAGGATTTTCGGATGTTCTGTATCTTGACTCGGTAAATAACAAAAATCTGGAGGAGGTCTCTTCTTGCAACATTTTCATTGTGAAG GGCAACCTTATTTCAACTCCGGCTGCAGTCGGGACGATTCTTCCCGGAGTTACTCGAAGAAGCATTATCGAAATTGCTCGTGATCTTTGTTACCAG GTTGAGGAACGTCCTATTCCGGTGGATGAATTGAGTGAAGCTGATGAAGTGTTCTGCACAGGAACTGCTGTTGGGGTTGCCCCTGTGGGCAGCATTACTTGTCACGGCAAAAG GATGGAGTATAAAACGGGCGCTCAGACTGTGTCCACacaactttactcaaccctCGTAGGAATTCAAACGGGTCATATTGAGGATAAGAAAGCCTGGAttgttgaaattgaatga
- the LOC117616444 gene encoding branched-chain amino acid aminotransferase 1, mitochondrial-like isoform X2: MIQRTTRLHKLVRSIGVGSSLSSSSKLRVHCCFGSVAASNAEQACEQSVESYNVKKNEYADVDWDNLGFGLTPTDYMYVMKCSNNGTFEKGQLNRYGNIELNPAAGVLNYGQGLYEGTKAYRKKDGNLILFRPDQNAMRMQFGAERMCMPSPSVDQFIDAVKQTVQANKCWVPPPGKGSLYIRPLLIGSGPILGLAPSPEYTFLVYASPVRNYFKEGSAPLNIYVEEEYDRASRGGAGGVKSITNYAPVLKALLRAKNRGFSDVLYLDSVNNKNLEEVSSCNIFIVKGNLISTPAAVGTILPGVTRRSIIEIARDLCYQVEERPIPVDELSEADEVFCTGTAVGVAPVGSITCHGKRMEYKTGAQTVSTQLYSTLVGIQTGHIEDKKAWIVEIE; the protein is encoded by the exons ATGATTCAAAGGACAACACGACTTCATAAGTTGGTTCGATCCATTGGAGTTGGTTCTTCATTATCTTCGTCATCCAAg CTTAGAGTTCACTGTTGCTTTGGTTCTGTGGCTGCATCTAATGCGGAACAAGCATGTGAACAATCTGTAGAAAG CTATAACGTTAAAAAGAATGAGTATGCTGATGTGGATTGGGATAATCTTGGATTTGGTTTAACGCCAACTGATTACATGTACGTTATGAAATGCTCCAACAATGGCACATTTGAAAAAGGCCAACTTAATCGTTATGGAAACATTGAACTCAACCCTGCTGCTGGAGTTCTAAATTATGGACAG GGTTTGTATGAAGGCACAAAAGCATACAGGAAGAAAGATGGGAATCTCATTCTCTTTCGTCCAGACCAGAATGCAATGCGGATGCAGTTTGGTGCAGAAAGAATGTGCATGCCCTCACCATCCGTCGATCAATTTATTGATGCTGTGAAGCAAACAGTTCAAGCCAACAAGTGTTGG gttcCTCCACCAGGGAAAGGGTCTTTGTATATTAGGCCTCTACTTATAGGAAGTGGTCCTATATTGGGTTTGGCTCCATCTCCCGAGTACACTTTCCTTGTATATGCTTCCCCTGTGAGGAACTATTTCAAG GAGGGCTCTGCACCCTTGAATATATACGTCGAGGAGGAGTATGATCGTGCCTCTCGCGGGGGAGCTGGAGGTGTCAAAAGCATTACCAATTATGCTCCA GTTTTGAAGGCACTACTCAGAGCTAAAAACAGAGGATTTTCGGATGTTCTGTATCTTGACTCGGTAAATAACAAAAATCTGGAGGAGGTCTCTTCTTGCAACATTTTCATTGTGAAG GGCAACCTTATTTCAACTCCGGCTGCAGTCGGGACGATTCTTCCCGGAGTTACTCGAAGAAGCATTATCGAAATTGCTCGTGATCTTTGTTACCAG GTTGAGGAACGTCCTATTCCGGTGGATGAATTGAGTGAAGCTGATGAAGTGTTCTGCACAGGAACTGCTGTTGGGGTTGCCCCTGTGGGCAGCATTACTTGTCACGGCAAAAG GATGGAGTATAAAACGGGCGCTCAGACTGTGTCCACacaactttactcaaccctCGTAGGAATTCAAACGGGTCATATTGAGGATAAGAAAGCCTGGAttgttgaaattgaatga
- the LOC117616444 gene encoding branched-chain amino acid aminotransferase 1, mitochondrial-like isoform X1 produces the protein MIQRTTRLHKLVRSIGVGSSLSSSSKQLRVHCCFGSVAASNAEQACEQSVESYNVKKNEYADVDWDNLGFGLTPTDYMYVMKCSNNGTFEKGQLNRYGNIELNPAAGVLNYGQGLYEGTKAYRKKDGNLILFRPDQNAMRMQFGAERMCMPSPSVDQFIDAVKQTVQANKCWVPPPGKGSLYIRPLLIGSGPILGLAPSPEYTFLVYASPVRNYFKEGSAPLNIYVEEEYDRASRGGAGGVKSITNYAPVLKALLRAKNRGFSDVLYLDSVNNKNLEEVSSCNIFIVKGNLISTPAAVGTILPGVTRRSIIEIARDLCYQVEERPIPVDELSEADEVFCTGTAVGVAPVGSITCHGKRMEYKTGAQTVSTQLYSTLVGIQTGHIEDKKAWIVEIE, from the exons ATGATTCAAAGGACAACACGACTTCATAAGTTGGTTCGATCCATTGGAGTTGGTTCTTCATTATCTTCGTCATCCAAg CAGCTTAGAGTTCACTGTTGCTTTGGTTCTGTGGCTGCATCTAATGCGGAACAAGCATGTGAACAATCTGTAGAAAG CTATAACGTTAAAAAGAATGAGTATGCTGATGTGGATTGGGATAATCTTGGATTTGGTTTAACGCCAACTGATTACATGTACGTTATGAAATGCTCCAACAATGGCACATTTGAAAAAGGCCAACTTAATCGTTATGGAAACATTGAACTCAACCCTGCTGCTGGAGTTCTAAATTATGGACAG GGTTTGTATGAAGGCACAAAAGCATACAGGAAGAAAGATGGGAATCTCATTCTCTTTCGTCCAGACCAGAATGCAATGCGGATGCAGTTTGGTGCAGAAAGAATGTGCATGCCCTCACCATCCGTCGATCAATTTATTGATGCTGTGAAGCAAACAGTTCAAGCCAACAAGTGTTGG gttcCTCCACCAGGGAAAGGGTCTTTGTATATTAGGCCTCTACTTATAGGAAGTGGTCCTATATTGGGTTTGGCTCCATCTCCCGAGTACACTTTCCTTGTATATGCTTCCCCTGTGAGGAACTATTTCAAG GAGGGCTCTGCACCCTTGAATATATACGTCGAGGAGGAGTATGATCGTGCCTCTCGCGGGGGAGCTGGAGGTGTCAAAAGCATTACCAATTATGCTCCA GTTTTGAAGGCACTACTCAGAGCTAAAAACAGAGGATTTTCGGATGTTCTGTATCTTGACTCGGTAAATAACAAAAATCTGGAGGAGGTCTCTTCTTGCAACATTTTCATTGTGAAG GGCAACCTTATTTCAACTCCGGCTGCAGTCGGGACGATTCTTCCCGGAGTTACTCGAAGAAGCATTATCGAAATTGCTCGTGATCTTTGTTACCAG GTTGAGGAACGTCCTATTCCGGTGGATGAATTGAGTGAAGCTGATGAAGTGTTCTGCACAGGAACTGCTGTTGGGGTTGCCCCTGTGGGCAGCATTACTTGTCACGGCAAAAG GATGGAGTATAAAACGGGCGCTCAGACTGTGTCCACacaactttactcaaccctCGTAGGAATTCAAACGGGTCATATTGAGGATAAGAAAGCCTGGAttgttgaaattgaatga